In Desulfobulbus oralis, one DNA window encodes the following:
- the trpE gene encoding anthranilate synthase component I: protein MSSSFSAILPDTAAFAAALQNHNLVPVHRTMLGDLDTPLSLFAKIAENSEQVFLFESMEGGEKWGRYSFIGFDPLITFTSQGPHYRIAYPGLAGMTPVERDGNPFQALRELMRSFRVAKPDDTAMLPRFYGGLVGYLGYDMVRFVEKLPDRHPMQDMPDSALFIPRILLIHDHLKQLLRVVCTVWLPETSGLDATALHAQACSRIDAVCAQLRGPVPAGLCRHEPAAKHVFHSSAGPDGYRKMVERAREYVLAGDVIQVVPSQRFEAEAHVTPFAVYRALRHVNPSPYLFFLRQSGITLIGSLPEILVRLEEERITVRPIAGTRKRGRTAEEDQELERELRADEKERAEHLMLVDLGRNDVGRVATPGTVQVQELLVVERYSHVMHLVSGVQGRLAPGKDQFDVFAASFPAGTVSGAPKIRAMEIIDELECCRRGPYAGAVGYFGFSGNMDFCIALRTCVHTGKTLWVQAGAGIVADSDPEREYEETVNKSMAIRKAVELAEQEL, encoded by the coding sequence ATGTCCAGCTCCTTTTCCGCCATCCTGCCCGATACCGCTGCCTTTGCCGCGGCGCTTCAGAACCACAATCTCGTGCCGGTGCACCGCACGATGCTGGGCGATCTGGATACGCCGCTCAGCCTCTTTGCCAAAATCGCGGAAAACAGCGAGCAGGTCTTCCTGTTCGAGTCCATGGAGGGCGGCGAAAAATGGGGGCGTTACTCCTTCATCGGCTTTGACCCGCTCATCACCTTTACCAGCCAGGGCCCGCACTACCGCATCGCCTACCCAGGCCTGGCCGGCATGACGCCGGTGGAAAGAGACGGCAATCCGTTCCAGGCCCTGCGCGAGCTCATGCGCTCCTTCAGGGTCGCGAAGCCTGACGACACGGCGATGCTGCCCCGCTTTTACGGTGGACTGGTCGGCTATCTGGGCTATGACATGGTGCGTTTTGTGGAAAAGCTGCCAGACCGGCATCCCATGCAGGACATGCCGGACAGTGCCCTGTTCATCCCGCGCATTCTGCTGATTCATGACCACCTGAAGCAACTGCTGCGCGTCGTGTGCACGGTGTGGCTTCCCGAAACATCCGGGCTCGACGCCACGGCGCTCCACGCCCAAGCCTGCAGCCGCATCGACGCGGTGTGCGCCCAACTGCGGGGGCCGGTGCCAGCAGGTCTTTGCCGGCACGAACCTGCAGCAAAACATGTATTCCACAGCAGCGCCGGGCCGGACGGCTACCGGAAAATGGTCGAGCGCGCCCGGGAATACGTCCTGGCCGGCGACGTGATTCAGGTGGTGCCCTCCCAGCGTTTCGAGGCCGAGGCCCATGTGACGCCTTTTGCCGTATACCGGGCCCTGCGCCACGTGAACCCCAGCCCCTATCTCTTCTTCCTGCGCCAGAGCGGCATCACGCTCATCGGCTCTTTACCGGAAATTCTGGTCCGGCTGGAAGAGGAGCGGATTACGGTGCGCCCCATTGCGGGCACCAGAAAACGCGGCAGGACCGCGGAGGAAGACCAGGAACTGGAACGGGAGCTTCGAGCCGACGAGAAGGAGCGGGCCGAGCATCTCATGCTCGTGGATCTGGGCAGAAACGACGTGGGCCGGGTGGCGACTCCGGGCACGGTTCAGGTGCAGGAACTCCTGGTGGTCGAGCGCTACAGCCACGTGATGCACCTGGTTTCCGGCGTGCAGGGCCGCCTGGCGCCGGGGAAAGACCAGTTCGACGTGTTTGCCGCCAGCTTCCCGGCCGGTACGGTGAGCGGCGCGCCCAAGATACGGGCCATGGAGATCATCGACGAGCTGGAATGCTGCCGCCGGGGGCCCTATGCGGGCGCGGTGGGTTACTTCGGCTTTTCCGGCAACATGGACTTCTGCATCGCGCTGCGCACCTGCGTGCACACCGGCAAAACCCTGTGGGTCCAGGCAGGCGCCGGCATTGTCGCAGACTCCGATCCCGAAAGGGAATACGAGGAAACCGTCAACAAATCCATGGCCATCCGAAAGGCCGTGGAACTGGCCGAACAGGAGCTGTAA